Proteins from a genomic interval of Antedon mediterranea chromosome 5, ecAntMedi1.1, whole genome shotgun sequence:
- the LOC140048891 gene encoding uncharacterized protein, which translates to MSGLSSAECTPIKKKPKQCKKEEWHTDVLEEKKDEILIKRGSRVYLNQNEVDKLKAERVNKVPDTPNGNLRYEVSYNENKPLIGIYDTWNWSRSQHCPRREFCKGGRRTLQMCGGSFECRNVKCAFRNINQHSNKADFNRSKHCKHCNQEATKIKCSARKYVENDRCHNKLTVIYIGFHSCFPKAAEEKPNEEEVKDILKQRPTITTGQIQLEKIRQVLLDGKSDSNSLEDAAMKFSDTRHLHYLKSKVNEKSRPDGSDIEAIRLLKEDFCKRGLDENLIMEVGENSVFLSSEQKIRMAALITLGKINEPVSLDGCESLTKDYTEIELTTYNPVLRRNVKLVSSFVPKPGENSENVARLVRYFDKAVNKIIPSVALEYNLKANDFLGKGLDAHAYVGDEGGALWSGLCKAKGNDIKTKTVSDYFNFKQDINRHNVYFSSEKDKSKFQQFMVDAYNAVTNVHAEEAETALLKLISTKSNNPTKMMNFKNWWWRRKARWQKWCRIQSSSLASSAEVSNAKSVSASGYRKRLLDVVIMECSAAILETAEIKRQALGRKTIGKGPTSAERREKSDQELFVDIDRCASAAQDIERRQSEIQGVGSIEMAQNDYRVNVKDSHRSDRNRKVPQARRVEKKNLGFFMKKVNNVQMDLMASNSNINEFNFMIFDTMGYLEKIKMTKYIATCTSIGCKSGCHHLVWVFHNIFNFGKHDHLIYKTKFTQAEWKEITNKYPEKLPITQIPKAVNQNYYINVRTGSKEAKCAICKRILQSGDLQASTTGPYRTIQRRWISRTFYFCPCIACMSKLPRNSYISTYNSPTMPLYFDENLTESQKQSIN; encoded by the coding sequence AGATGAGATACTAATAAAGAGGGGCTCAAGAGTGTACTTGAATCAAAATGAGGTTGACAAGTTAAAGGCAGAACGAGTAAACAAAGTACCTGATACACCTAATGGAAATTTAAGGTATGAAGTTTCctacaatgaaaacaaaccTCTTATTGGAATCTATGACACATGGAATTGGAGTCGGTCACAACACTGTCCCAGGCGTGAATTTTGTAAGGGAGGACGACGAACCTTACAGATGTGTGGAGGATCATTTGAATGTAGAAATGTTAAATGTGCATTCAGAAACATAAACCAACATTCTAATAAAGCAGATTTTAACAGAAGTAAGCATTGTAAACATTGTAATCAAGAAGCAACAAAAATCAAATGCTCTGCCAGAAAGTATGTTGAAAATGATCGTTGTCATAACAAATTGACTGTGATTTATATTGGTTTTCATTCCTGCTTTCCAAAAGCTGCTGAAGAAAAGCCCAATGAGGAGGAAGTCAAAGACATTCTAAAACAAAGACCAACAATAACAACTGGTCAAATTCAGTTAGAAAAAATTCGACAGGTTTTATTAGATGGTAAAAGTGATAGCAATTCTCTAGAAGATGCGGCTATGAAATTTAGTGACACACGTCATCTCCATTATCTTAAAAGTAAGGTTAATGAAAAATCCAGACCAGATGGTTCAGATATTGAAGCTATACGCCTACTTAAAGAAGATTTTTGTAAGCGGGGTTTAGATGAAAATTTAATCATGGAAGTTGGTGAAAACTCTGTTTTTCTGTCCAGTGAACAAAAAATTCGTATGGCAGCTCTCATTACTCTTGGTAAAATAAATGAACCAGTTAGCCTTGATGGGTGCGAAAGTCTTACAAAAGATTACACAGAAATTGAGCTGACAACATATAATCCTGTTTTGAGACGGAATGTTAAACTTGTTAGTAGTTTCGTTCCAAAACCTGGTGAAAATTCAGAAAATGTGGCGAGGCTAGTGAGATACTTTGATAAAgctgtaaacaaaattataccttCTGTAGCTCTTGAATACAACCTTAAAGCCAATGACTTTCTGGGTAAAGGTCTAGATGCCCATGCCTATGTTGGAGATGAGGGAGGAGCTCTGTGGTCAGGTCTTTGCAAAGCCAAAGGTAATGATATTAAGACAAAAACTGTTTCAGATTACTTTAATTTTAAGCAAGATATAAATCGGCACAATGTTTACTTCAGCTCTGAAAAAGACAAATCTAAATTTCAACAATTTATGGTTGATGCTTATAATGCTGTTACAAATGTTCATGCTGAAGAAGCAGAGACAGCACTGTTGAAACTAATTTCTACAAAATCTAATAACCCTACAAAAATGATGAACTTTAAGAATTGGTGGTGGAGACGAAAAGCACGTTGGCAGAAGTGGTGTAGAATACAATCAAGTAGCTTAGCCTCTTCAGCCGAAGTTTCCAATGCAAAATCTGTTAGTGCATCAGGTTACAGAAAAAGGCTATTGGATGTTGTTATTATGGAGTGTTCAGCTGCCATTTTAGAGACGGCAGAAATAAAGCGACAGGCTCTTGGTAGAAAAACAATTGGTAAGGGACCCACATCAGCTGAAAGAAGGGAAAAGAGTGACCAAGAACTGTTTGTTGACATAGATAGGTGTGCATCAGCTGCTCAAGACATTGAAAGACGTCAATCTGAGATACAGGGTGTTGGTTCGATTGAAATGGCACAAAATGATTACAGAGTAAATGTTAAAGATAGCCATAGGTCAGATAGAAATAGGAAAGTGCCACAAGCAAGACGAGTTGAGAAGAAAAATCTTGGTTTTTTCATGAAGAAGGTGAACAATGTTCAGATGGACTTAATGGCAAGTAACAGTAATattaatgaatttaattttatgatttttgaCACAATGGGCTACTtggaaaaaataaagatgacaaaatatattgctACCTGCACATCCATTGGTTGCAAGAGTGGATGTCATCATTTAGTTTGGGTATTTCACAACATTTTCAATTTTGGAAAACACGATCACTtgatttacaaaacaaaattcaCACAAGCAGAATGGAAAGAGATAACAAATAAATACCCTGAAAAATTACCAATAACACAAATTCCAAAAGCcgtaaatcaaaattattacattaatgtTCGAACTGGATCAAAAGAAGCGAAGTGTGCGATTTGCAAAAGGATACTTCAGTCTGGGGACTTGCAAGCTAGTACCACAGGTCCTTATAGAACCATACAACGAAGGTGGATTTCGCGTACCTTTTATTTTTGTCCATGTATTGCTTGCATGTCTAAATTGCCTAGAAACTCGTACATTAGTACTTATAACTCACCAACAATGCCACTGTACTTTGATGAAAATTTAACAGAATCTCAAAAACAAAGCATTAATTAA